The Hordeum vulgare subsp. vulgare chromosome 7H, MorexV3_pseudomolecules_assembly, whole genome shotgun sequence DNA window GCAATTTATGGAGCCAAAATAGTGCTCTGCAGTAAAGTTATCCGAGAACCAAAATTTATGGAGCCAAAATTCTGGACTTATCATGAGCTTTACAACATACTAGATCGTTGACGGCGCGCGTTGCTACGCCCGTCTATTTTAGCAATATAATATTAGTGATTGATGCAACTATATATAAATGTAGTAATTTAATCATCATATAATCATACATGATATGTAGGGTAATGGTGTTTTTGACCAGAAATTCAACTCATAGTGTGTGTGTTTGTGCCTGTCTATTTTGTAGTGAGCATGTTAGCTATTGGTAGAACAAATAATTTAAGTAGAATATTAGCTATTGGCATGAGCGCTCAGGAATATGTAGGATATTaagaaaacaatagtttgatttTGTATAAGAATACTCCCTTCGCTTGGGTTTATTGCATCCCCCTGTATTTGGTGCCAAAACTTTGACCACAAATTTTATTAATAAAACATAAAATATATGCAACAAAAATTATAGTACGAGAATCTTCTTTTGAATACAAATCTAATGGTATACATTTTATAGCATACAAATCATATCTTGTTAGTCGTATAGTTGGTAAAAATTTGACTTAAAATACAAGGAGCCAAATTGGGGAGGGGGTGCAAGAGAGACAATGAGCACTGCATGGACATTTTTAACAGCTACAGGAAAATGGTCATCAAACACTTTTTCTATAAAATCAGAACCACAACGGTACTGACTATGCAAATACAGAAGTTCATATATTGGCCACAATCTACGTATAACTCGGGCAATTTCTGCTCCTCCTTAGTGAACTTCTGCTTCCAAAAGACTGATGAGTGTGTCTTCTTCATGTAGTCCATCATCGTTGTATGTTCAGGTTAAGATTTTTTTTAGCAACAATGATTATAAGCAAGAAATAAGGATGATACAACAACTTAATTGAAAGAGTGAGACGTAGCTTTGTATCAAGCATAACAAAAGGAACATAAACTGACACATCTATTTACTTTTTTGTTACACCTTTATATCAAACTGAAACAACCCTTTATTTTGTTGTTAATAAAGTGCATCTTTTACTTCATTAACATTAGATTTGTATACTTTCAACCGCATTGCTGTATTAAGCATTTtctcaagatcatcaaacatcacACTCGTACTGTTGTATATCACATAGAGATTTAGGTCATAACATAATTGTAAGAGCTAAACATGTCGTGTACTGTCGGAGCAGTACTCATACAACTGCCCGAGTAAGAGTCGGTTAGCAGTAGGCTAaccttatgcatatatatatgcttGTACCCCTACCTCTTGTAATACAaccaaaaaaagaaaagcaatacaaaggcaCGATAAGGGTCTGTTGCAATACATCGATTCGGTGCGTTTCGTCGAGAGTTTTTTTCTTGTTCCGTCAAGTTGATCGGAAGTAACCAGCTCTAGGTGACTCGCGTTGGGAGGCTGCGGCTAGTAATGTACATGGCAAATCCATCCACCTGCTTGCTAGCTTGCTAGCTTTGCATGTACGTGCGTGTGCTGCTGCTCTCGTGTTTTGATAAGCCGATCTAAAAGCCAATAATAATGAACCATACGGTGATTTTAATTGAATAGAAAATGAGTAATACAAGCATCCATATTGCATAAATTATAGGGCCGCTAACACTTTGATTTTATCCTGACTGATTGAGCTTACTGGAATCCAAGAAGGAATATAATAATGGCACTAACAATTCGTTTTTCCAATATAGAAAAAATCAACTTAGCACTAACAACAGTATAATTCCATTCATCCAATTTGTTTCTCCGTGGAGGCAACGCAATAATGTGTGAACACAAGATGGGATTGAACACTATTTATCAAACAAAGCTTAGTGGAGCCAAACTCAACCTGGTATATGATGCACAATCAAACGACAGCTTGCAGTCTAGGACCTTCTGGTTTACCTGCTCGAACTTGAGCATCTGCGCTGCAAAAATATACTTAATAGGACAACAGTTTTTTGGGTGTACATCATGTTCATCCTCTTCTGCGGATACGGCCATAGGTATTGCTCATTTGTTATAGACTCAGTTTGTTCAGCAACTCTCGTGTATTTCGTGATACTAAAAATATCATTACTTTATTAATTACTTTGCACAGCAACAACACACAAGTTCTAAGCTTCACGATAGTATTCAAATTCGCTCCATACAGAGATGTGCTCCTGTAGTTAAGATTCATTTGACATAAGAACCCATTTAGTATATCGATCAAATGGTGGGAGCTAATGAACTCGTCACCTACGCAAATTCTCCTCCACCACCTACTCAAAGTTCACTCCACCACATGAGCTCTCCAGTTACTACATAGATATGTTGACACATTTATTCCTATCCTACCACCTTTTCTCCATGTTCCAAACCCTCTCAGATTGTGACATGAACAAGATACTACACAGGTGTTTGGTGTATCACAAAATGCACTACACCTGATTGTAATCTCACACATGTTTCATTGAAAATTCTACAAAATGCCAATGCGGCCCTACATGATAAATTGCATTCCTCTATTACTTTTATATCCCCAACTTCTTACTATTCATTGCTATGTTCAGATAAATGATTTCTTGTGGACATCTTAATTTAGAGTACATATTTTGCTCTAATATGTAAAGCTGATAAGAATAGAGATTACCCTGAAACAAATTGAAGAATGACCTAAACTAAAGCAAAAATCTTGAAAAAGGGAACCAAGCATCAATAACATAGTCATAGTTAATCAAGATTTTCTTTGACAAAGGAAATGTTCATTGTACGCTCATGTACAAGGTTTTACCTGATTGGTCGGGATTTAGGATGTCCCAATCTGATTGAGGGGTGGATCTTCGTCACCTAAGCTTTGTGCAATATCTCCGCACCAGCGTGAAACAAGAGTCACCACCTGCGCAAAATAGGAATGGAAAGATATTAGCATGGGTGGAAGAAGGGATAGTATAGAAAAGGGGGAAAACAAAGATAGAGGCCGACCTAGCCAAGAAACGTGCTGAGTAAGAGTGGCGATTCAGTTTCAAAGAAAAGGAGCAAGAACGATGATTGAGAGGTTCACGCAAGGAAGCATATATACAACACACATTAGAAAATATAAAGACACACACCTTCATTAATCGCCATCGGCGAGTGGCATACATCATCCACCATGAATGACTCTAGAAACTGAAGATTGATTGGACAACTGGGCTAGGAAAAAGAACTGCAATGGAGCTCGAAATTGGCAGCAGATCTAACGGATCAAATCGACAACGAACGTCCTGAACGCTGCCAAAAACACAAATCGCTGTGAGGCTTCGTGGGGTCGTTCTCCTCACGCACACCACCGCCACAGCCACCACACGTCTTCGCCGGAGCAGCCTCCCCCTCTTTGTCGCCACTGCCAAATTGTACATTTCAGATCTGACATCGCTTGTTGCAGGGAAACGAAAAGGGGAGCAAGACTGGTGAAGCTGCAGAGCAGATCTGGTCGCATCACCTAGCTCGATCAAACTTACGGTTCGGGAGGGGGCTGCAGAAACGGAAGGCTGCAAAGAGGGGGCTGTAGCCGCATCCCTTGTTGCAGGGAAACGGAAGGGATGTGCAGCCAGAGGTAGAGGGAGGTAGCTCGATTGGTCTCCTTTCGGGTTGGGAGATTGGCCAAATGGGCTGGAAAAACAGCCCAAGTCACCAGAGTGCTCGGTTTTTTCTTCGGGAGTAGCAGCCCTTAGGACAATGGCCCAGTTAGCGAGAAGATTAAGATCAGACGGCCAGGACAAGCCAGATCTTATATCTAACGGTCAAAATCTTCAAATGCCTGAGAGAGCTCGGATTAGGTGCAGTTATACTGTCCAAATAGAGCAAAAATTGACCCCAGAGCCTCCGGGCACCTCTGGACTTAACATGAACATTGCACCATCATGCGCGGAATTTTGTCTTGGAACCTCGAGGATACCTCCATGTTATCCATGAGCATTACAAGTAGGCGTGAAGATTGCCTTGGAACCTCCAGGGACTTCCGGGGACGGAGCCTCGGCGTTGGCTTGGAGCTTTCTAGTGTATTAATCTGAAATAGGATAGATGTAATAATTTGGAACAAAAGCTGAGAATTTTATTTGTATGGGAGACGGCCCTTAAATACATAAGAGGTAACAACCTATTGAACAACACACAATCGTCAAACCAATCTATCATTTTTAGCTTTTagcttttcttcctcattttattGTTCCTCGTTCTTCGTCGTTTTTCATGCTCGATGACAACAAACGTCGAAGTTTTAGGACGGTAATGCCGACCTAGGGCAGCCCATAGCCGCCATGCTTCGTGATGGGTCCCTCATGGTGTGTGGGGATTTGGGGTGTTGAAGAGACCTCGTCGGCATGTCTTGCGAGTTGCGACCCCATTCCTGGCTTGGCCCCCGGTGACGTGTGCTGTGTATCTTACTGGAGCTGGGGCGGCAATGTGACGTGTTCGCGTCCAAAGAGGAAATTCTTAGGTGCTCGTCTTTCGTTAATATTTCAAATATACAAGGTCGGCTGTAAGGTGTGTTCATACATACCAGGCTTTCAGTTCCAGTGTGGTGTGCTTGGAGTGTGTTTAAAGGATATAttctggaaccatgccaaaatggTCTGCTAACTCGATCGTGCGAAAAGGTGTACTCGCCTTTTGAACTAGCCAAAACAGTTTAAGTGGACAACTTGCATCTTTTGTGTTTTTACATCATTTCAACGGTTTGTCCCCACACCCTGCGATTCCAGCGAAACGATTGGATTCTCGGCATGGACAATTGCACCATCCAAGCAGGCAACCATGTCGACGGGATCACATCCATAATTTTATGTAATTCAAGCTAGGTACGTGTATTAGTTAGCCTGTCAATTCCCTCCGCTTTTGTTTTCTCTTCTTCCGGTCTAGACCTCGTCAAGGTTCCGGCCAATATGCACGAGGCGGCAGACAGACCGGAGACCTTGTCCGTCGAGCTAATTAACACTGCGAGAGGGTTCGCACATTCGCACACGCGTAAAGGAAGACGCAGCACAAACCGAACTCTATAAAAGCGTATGCTTCCCCACTCGATCATCCATTGCAACTACGTAGCTGATAGTAAGCCATAAGCATCTCGCTCTCTCCCTGCCTGCTTCCTCTGCACCGTGCAGGCAACAATCGCTCTCATCATCAGTCAACCTACAGGCATGGCGTCCTCCAGCGTCCCTTCTTGGGTTGCACTTGCACTGCTCCTCTTGGTTGCTCTCGCTGCCACCGCCAATGGCAACGAGCTCTCCGCGGGTTACTACGAGAACACGTGCCCCAACGTGCAGAGCGTCGTGCGGTCAGTGATGGCTAGCAGCGTCGCCGCCAAGCCGAGGATGGCACCCGCCGTCCTCCGCCTCTTCTTCCACGACTGCTTCATCAACGTATATACGAATCTCTACTTCTATGAGTATATTCTTGCCTACTATGATTCCATCCACTTGCTAATGCGCTCTTCATATATGGCATGACAGGGATGTGATGCTTCCGTTCTCCTGGACGCAACTTCCTTCTCCCCAAGCGAGAAGGATGTGAAGCCAAACGCCTCCCTCACCGGCTTCACCGTCATCGACGACATCAAGTCCGCACTCGAGCACGACTGCCCGGCAACCGTCTCCTGCGCCGACGTCATTGCCCTCGCGTCCCGCGACGCCGTCGCCCTGCTCGGAGGCCCCACCTGGAGCGTGCCCCTCGGCCGCAAGGACTCGCGCTTCGCCGCCGACCCggagtccaccgggaagggcctccCCAGCCCGCACGACGACCTCGGCGAGCTCATCACCATGTTCGCACAGCTCAACCTCGACGCTCGTGACATGACCGCGCTCTCAGGTGCCCACACCGTCGGGATGGCCAACTGCGACCACTACAGAGACCGCGTCTACGGCCCCAACGGCGACATCGATCCATCCTTCGCACAGACCACACGGCAGAAGTGCCAGGGTACTTCTGGTAAGGCGCCGTTCGACGTGCAGACGCCGATGAGGTTCGACAACGCTTACTATCGGAACCTTATCGCGCGACGCGGCCTCCTCACCTCCGACCAGACTCTCTACGGCGGTGGAGGCCTACAGGACAATCTCGTGGAGATGTACAGCACTGATGGTGAGGCGTTCGCCAGGGACTTCGCCAAGGCCATGGTGAAGATGGGAAACATACCTCCGCCAAAGGGGATGCCCGTGGAAGTGAGGCTCAAGTGCTCTATGGCCAACTattgatttattttttatttttattctgcgGGTGGCCAATCCCAAATCCATGCAACCCGCGGCCGGCACTATCATACTGGATTCAATTATTATTGTTAAATGTATAAACTGTGACGAATACTCCTGTTTACTTTTTTGTGTGCAGTGTTGTATTAACAGAATGTTGACATAAATATGCACCCAAACATGTTTGTATGTGCAATAAATGGTCTTTTTCGTGTTTGCTTTCACGGAAAATATAATGTGTCCTCCGATTCTAAAGTATAATTGTATTTGTTCTTTTAAAATCAAATGTTTCTATGTTTAATCAAccttatagcaaaatatatcAAAACAGACGGAGTACATTTTAAGCACTTCTCGATATACAAGCATATCGAGATATAATGCATCTCGTGGAGTTCCTTAGCATGACCATGGAGCACTCTTGATTCCCGCACTTGAGCTTGGCCCCATTGTATATCGATGTTCTTGATTTATAAATCGTTCATGGGATGGACAATTCGTTTTCACCATTACATTCGTATTGACAAGAGACTCACTACTATATCCCACCAAGCATGTTCCACCAAGTATGTTTCGAGAAAGATAATATAATCTTTCGGTATCTTTTATAATACGGAAATTCGCAGGGGCACGTGAGTACGGGGACACTCGCCTGACAAGTTCTGCCGTTCACTCTTTTTGCCGCGCGATTTGCATAATAATTGGATCTCACACGAGGACATAATAAGCTTTAagtttcgaaaaaatgaaattgtTTTTTCATCTAAAACTGCCAAGTTTCAATCAGGATAACCTGGAGCATTTTTTTATGACGGTCGTAGACACAAAACAATTGATTTTTTATCGGTCGCTCATACTATGCTTTAACATTGAAACTTAACACATTTTTTTAGAAGTCATCAAAAATATATTCAGAATGAATCTTATTTAAAAGCGCTGGTTACGAGAAATATGAATCTGAAAACATAATCTAATTTGGAATTTTCCTTTAAATGATTATAAAACTTTAAAAAccaaaagccaaaataaaaaagcGGTACCAGGACCTGAGTGCCCCCGCACTTGCATGTCCTATATCCTAATCCATCGTGATGTACTATAGTTACCATCTTATTTTTTGACAATATTACAGAAGTGGTAGTAATTATCGAAACTGCGATGAGTATATTATATCACCAATTCACCATGGTGTATCAACTATCCAGTAAGCACATCACGACCTTAGTGGAAACTAACACTAATAACCATGATAAATGTATCACCTAAAATGTATTTTTCCAAAAGGTCCCTGATTTATTATGAGGACCATCAATAGTATAAATCAACCCAATATAATGCAAATTACATTGAGATTCTTATATCAACGATCACTACCACCGCTAGAACGAGCTGAAGATACGCCGTTGTGGCCGCTCCCCTACCAGAGCCGACATGGCCTTGTCGATGACAAACTGAAAGCCTTCGAGCACACGTCGAGAAGTTACACTCAATGTTCGCGAAAACCTTGAGTTGATCAATTTTGTTTCTGGGTACTGTTAAAGTTGTTAGTTTGGtgcctcctattggttcgataaaccttcgtTCTTAACCAAGGGAAATATTTTCTGttcttgtgctacatcacccttccttTTTACGAAAATCCAACAACTCCTACGAAAGTAGCATGTCTTCGTCGAATCCCATTGGATTCGGTCGTTGCTGGTCTTCGGTAGATTTGTTTGGATATGTTCTTCGTTCGTGTTTGTTTAGGTGTTTACAGGTTTGATCCTTCCGGCCGGCGACTTTCTTCATCGGCGATGGTTACTACTCCGGTGCATTGGTTCTATGGGGCCTTAGCATGATGACTTCTTTGACTGTCTACTACAACAATGCTTGTCAGACTTCAGCGAGGGAGGGCGATGACATCAGTGTTACTTTGCTTTGCTCCAGTGCTTGTAGTCGTCGCTAGGTGGTCTAGGGACCTAGTTATAATTTTATTGTGTCTAGTGTTCTTTGTACTATCATGATTGAAGATGAATATATCGGAAGTTTCTCACGCAAAAAAGAGATATCTGCCTCATCATCAGTGTAACCGGTACAAAACAACTATAATGGTAACTCGCATGTACCCGCGATGGTCGGTTTCTTGGTGCCATGGTAATGGTGGATGTTCCGTTGTAAGACGACTTCTTGGGGCCATTGGAATGAAGATTGTTCTCATTCAATGTGTTGCTTAATTTAGATCATGGCTACCTCCTCCTCTGTTTCTATTCTTGACTCCACATATCAAGAACAACCATTCTCCCTTGTGGCCTGATTTGTGAGTGAGAGAGGGGATGTGGTCATTTTGTCTCTGGATTAGGCTTTTTTAAAACACTCGTTAGTTAAACAAATGGTTATTACAATCATTCATTACAACATACACCACGCAAGGCGGAAAAGAGTTAACAAGAAACCCGTCGGACCTACTACTAAAACTTAACTTAGCAATCTCATGTGCCACCTTATTGGCAGGCCGATTTATTATCGAAAACCTCACATTTTGGATCATCTTGGCGATACCTAGGGCCTCTTTCTTCACATCAATGAGAGGTGATATGTCAAGCTTCTCATTTCAAAAGAAATAATGTACGAAAGCACATCTAGTCCCCAAAATAAGAAATTGGTGAAGGGTAATACCGCTATAAAGTCCTGCGAGGCAGGTGCAGAGCTCACCTTCATTGTCACTATTACATCGACCAATAAAATCCCATGAGGAAATGATAATTGCGCCAGAATACTTTCTAGCAATAACCCCCACACTTGCTACATTAATACTCTCCACAAAAATAGCGTGGACATTGATCTTGATATAGTCGGCATGAGGCGATTTCCACACAACATGCTCTTTGTGCATAatctgttgggaaacgttgcatgggaaacaaaaaaattcctacgcacacgcaatacctattcatggtgatgatcatctaagagacgggagagtgaatctacatgccCTTGTAGATAGTTAAgccgaagcgtatataacgcggttgatgtagtggaacatcttcgcgatccaaatcgcagcccgtctcgtgatctcatcatgatccgtctcgtgatcccatcatgatccatcccgatctagtgccgaacgggcggcacctccgcgtccagcacatgtacagctcgatgacaatcaccgccttctcgatccagtaagagggcggagaggtagatgagttctccagcacgacggcatgatggtggtggtgaactaatccagcagggcttcgccaagctttgcggaactaatctagaggggaaaacgatctagagagagagcaACCGTGGCTTATTCAGGTTAGGGCTGGgctcaaatcctctagtatatataggagggagggaggggaggaggcagccacaaAACCCCCTAAgagttcggccgaagtggagaaaaggtggaggagtccacctccaatcctactcctagtaggattccatcttgtctccttccctttttcccttttcccttcttttgctccttggccgaaatagccttattgggctggccgcaccagcccacaaAAGGTTGGTTCACCACTTTTAAGCCTATTAGGTTccctcctgggtgggtggcccctcccggtaaaaccccggaacccattagtctctcccggtactttatcggtaataCCCGAGAACTCTCCGGTagacaaatgcaactttcctatatatcaatatttacctccggaccattccggagctccttgtcacgtccaggatctcattcgagactccTAACAATTttaggtcaccaacatacataactcaatactaccgaaacatcactgaacattaagtgtgcagaccctgcgggttcaagaactatgtagacatgatctcaaacactctctgatcaataaccaatagcgggacctggatgcccatattggctcctacatattctatgaagatctttatcggttgaacctctatgtcaaggattaatTTAATCTCGTATGctcttccctttgtcctttggtatgttacttgccccagattcgatcGTAGTTATCTCCATACTTAGTTCAATATCGCTACCAgaaagtcactttactcgttccgtaatagaagaccCATGACTAACCCATTAGTCAAATTTCTTgcaagtcttattgtgatgttgtattaccgagtgggccccgagatacccatccgccatacggagtgacaaatcccagtctcaattcacgccaacc harbors:
- the LOC123410977 gene encoding peroxidase P7-like translates to MASSSVPSWVALALLLLVALAATANGNELSAGYYENTCPNVQSVVRSVMASSVAAKPRMAPAVLRLFFHDCFINGCDASVLLDATSFSPSEKDVKPNASLTGFTVIDDIKSALEHDCPATVSCADVIALASRDAVALLGGPTWSVPLGRKDSRFAADPESTGKGLPSPHDDLGELITMFAQLNLDARDMTALSGAHTVGMANCDHYRDRVYGPNGDIDPSFAQTTRQKCQGTSGKAPFDVQTPMRFDNAYYRNLIARRGLLTSDQTLYGGGGLQDNLVEMYSTDGEAFARDFAKAMVKMGNIPPPKGMPVEVRLKCSMANY